The Gallus gallus isolate bGalGal1 chromosome 28, bGalGal1.mat.broiler.GRCg7b, whole genome shotgun sequence genome has a segment encoding these proteins:
- the MPND gene encoding MPN domain-containing protein isoform X2: MAALAAASPSGDECAEEEEDELEPGLEEAEPEPGSAARAAGGSRGAVLTRRGITLRVLLRDGLLEPGCGVLSIYYLGKKFVGDLGADGAITWQETGQVFGSPSAWATHCKRLVNPAKKSGCGWASVRYKGQRLDQYKAAWLRRHQPHVHSEEALPSEGEEDELPEEEEEEVGDGRTPAAEPAVSRRTEERSRKPPGRSAAEQEPPLGKRPESRARAAVRYCTLGTRDAARSPQTLVEVTSFAAINKFQPFNVAISSNVLLLLDFHSHLTRSEVVGYLGGRWDTNTQLLTVLHAFPCRSRLGDAEAAGAVEEEICQSLFLRGLSLVGWYHSHPFGPALPSLHDIDTQMDYQLKLQGSGNGFQPCLALICGPYYAGNPGVESKIAPFWVMPPPEQRPNDYGIPMDVEVAYIQDGFLTNDVLQEMTLLVEFYRGAPDLVKFQELWSHDQTYLDKLKLLSAGLPGLPHPQGSELRPHPGADLRPAEAQQLSRSCAGEQRLRAALQGCSTACCAQRANGRTQSQQRGARGQSRVGGLLGAQRLQCDRVWGNKGGNAASPLTQTGMGSRPSAPELQAERLHSMPTLPKTAGRRDRLFAINCFYCCGKWNVSLTETSMPTKNTFITKRGNQSAELIERLATMWQQQPCFSVIANSS; encoded by the exons ATGGCAG CGCTGGCGGCCGCCTCCCCGAGCGGGGATGAGTgtgcggaggaggaggaggatgagctGGAGCcggggctggaggaggctgagcCGGAGCCCGGCAGCGCGGCCAGGGCAgcgggggggtcccggggggcTGTGCTCACCCGGCGGGGCATCACTCTGCGTGTGCTGCTCCGCGATGGGCTCCTGGAGCCGGGATGTGGGGTCCTCTCCATCTACTACCTG GGCAAGAAGTTCGTGGGGGACCTGGGGGCGGACGGGGCCATCACGTGGCAGGAGACGGGGCAGGTGTTCGGCTCCCCCAGCGCCTGGGCCACGCACTGCAAGCGCCTGGTGAACCCCGCCAAGAAGTCGGGCTGCGGGTGGGCCTCCGTGCGCTACAAAGGGCAGCGGCTGGACCAGTACAAGGCTGCGTGGCTGCGCCGCCACCAACCCCACGTGCACAGCGAGGAG GCTCTGCCCAGCgagggagaggaggatgagctgcccgaggaggaggaggaggaggtcgGGGACGGCCGAACGCCCGCAGCGGAGCCGGCAGTGAGCAGGAGGACCgaggagaggagcaggaagcCGCCGGGCCGCAGCgctgcagagcagg AGCCCCCCCTGGGGAAGAGGCCGGAGAGCAGAGCCCGGGCAGCCGTCCGCTACTGCACGCTGGGCACGCGCGACGCAGCCAG GAGCCCACAGACCCTGGTGGAGGTGACGTCCTTCGCAGCCATCAACAAATTCCAGCCCTTCAACGTGGCCATCTCCAGCAacgtcctcctgctgctg GATTTCCACAGCCATCTGACGCGCAGTGAAGTGGTCGGCTACCTGGGGGGCCGCTGGGACACCAACACGCAGC TGCTGACGGTGCTGCACGCCTTCCCGTGCCGGAGCCGCCTGGGCGACGCTGAGGCTGCGGGCgcagtggaggaggag ATCTGCCAGAGCCTGTTCCTGCGGGGGCTGTCGTTGGTGGGTTGGTACCACAGCCACCCCTtcggccccgcgctgccctccCTGCACGACATCGACACGCAGATGGACTACCAGCTCAAACTGCAGGGCAGCGGCAACggcttccagccctgcctggCCCTCATCTGCG gGCCGTACTATGCTGGTAACCCCGGCGTGGAGTCCAAGATTGCGCCCTTCTGGGTGATGCCGCCGCCGGAG CAACGGCCCAACGACTACGGCATCCCCATGGATGTGGAGGTGGCCTACATCCAGGATGGCTTCCTCACCAACGACGTCCTGCAGGAGATG ACACTGCTGGTGGAGTTCTACAGAGGAGCCCCGGACCTGGTGAAGTTCCAGGAGCTGTGGAGCCACGACCAGACCTACCTGGATAAGCTGAAG ctcctgtcCGCAGGGCTCCCTGGCCTCCCGCACCCCCAAGGATCAGAGCTTCGCCCACATCCTGGAGCAGATCTACGGCCTGCTGAggcacagcagctgagcaggagctgcgctggggagcagaggctgcgagcagcactgcagggatgcAGCACCGCCTGCTGTGCCCAGCGAGCCAACGGAAGGACCCAGAGCCAGCAGCGGGGGGCACGGGGGCAGAGCAGGGTGGGGGGGCTCCTGGGGGCCCAACGCTTACAGTGCGACAGAGTGTGGGGAAATAAGGGAGGAAACGCAGCCTCACCTCTTACACAGACAGGGATGGGCTCACGGCCCTCTGCCccggagctgcaggcagaacgTCTCCATTCCATGCCCACACTGCCAAAGACCGCGGGAAGAAGGGACCGTTTGTTCGCCATCAACTGCTTTTATTGTTGTGGAAAATGGAATGTTTCACTAACAGAAACTTCAATGCCGACCAAGAACACGTTCATAACAAAGAGAGGAAACCAATCAGCTGAACTGATAGAGCGGTTGGCTACgatgtggcagcagcagccttgcTTTTCCGTCATCGCCAACTCAAGTTGA
- the MPND gene encoding MPN domain-containing protein isoform X1 has translation MAALAAASPSGDECAEEEEDELEPGLEEAEPEPGSAARAAGGSRGAVLTRRGITLRVLLRDGLLEPGCGVLSIYYLGKKFVGDLGADGAITWQETGQVFGSPSAWATHCKRLVNPAKKSGCGWASVRYKGQRLDQYKAAWLRRHQPHVHSEEALPSEGEEDELPEEEEEEVGDGRTPAAEPAVSRRTEERSRKPPGRSAAEQEPPLGKRPESRARAAVRYCTLGTRDAARSPQTLVEVTSFAAINKFQPFNVAISSNVLLLLDFHSHLTRSEVVGYLGGRWDTNTQRRQWGGGGSSPRHGHPPPVPAVLTVLHAFPCRSRLGDAEAAGAVEEEICQSLFLRGLSLVGWYHSHPFGPALPSLHDIDTQMDYQLKLQGSGNGFQPCLALICGPYYAGNPGVESKIAPFWVMPPPEQRPNDYGIPMDVEVAYIQDGFLTNDVLQEMTLLVEFYRGAPDLVKFQELWSHDQTYLDKLKLLSAGLPGLPHPQGSELRPHPGADLRPAEAQQLSRSCAGEQRLRAALQGCSTACCAQRANGRTQSQQRGARGQSRVGGLLGAQRLQCDRVWGNKGGNAASPLTQTGMGSRPSAPELQAERLHSMPTLPKTAGRRDRLFAINCFYCCGKWNVSLTETSMPTKNTFITKRGNQSAELIERLATMWQQQPCFSVIANSS, from the exons ATGGCAG CGCTGGCGGCCGCCTCCCCGAGCGGGGATGAGTgtgcggaggaggaggaggatgagctGGAGCcggggctggaggaggctgagcCGGAGCCCGGCAGCGCGGCCAGGGCAgcgggggggtcccggggggcTGTGCTCACCCGGCGGGGCATCACTCTGCGTGTGCTGCTCCGCGATGGGCTCCTGGAGCCGGGATGTGGGGTCCTCTCCATCTACTACCTG GGCAAGAAGTTCGTGGGGGACCTGGGGGCGGACGGGGCCATCACGTGGCAGGAGACGGGGCAGGTGTTCGGCTCCCCCAGCGCCTGGGCCACGCACTGCAAGCGCCTGGTGAACCCCGCCAAGAAGTCGGGCTGCGGGTGGGCCTCCGTGCGCTACAAAGGGCAGCGGCTGGACCAGTACAAGGCTGCGTGGCTGCGCCGCCACCAACCCCACGTGCACAGCGAGGAG GCTCTGCCCAGCgagggagaggaggatgagctgcccgaggaggaggaggaggaggtcgGGGACGGCCGAACGCCCGCAGCGGAGCCGGCAGTGAGCAGGAGGACCgaggagaggagcaggaagcCGCCGGGCCGCAGCgctgcagagcagg AGCCCCCCCTGGGGAAGAGGCCGGAGAGCAGAGCCCGGGCAGCCGTCCGCTACTGCACGCTGGGCACGCGCGACGCAGCCAG GAGCCCACAGACCCTGGTGGAGGTGACGTCCTTCGCAGCCATCAACAAATTCCAGCCCTTCAACGTGGCCATCTCCAGCAacgtcctcctgctgctg GATTTCCACAGCCATCTGACGCGCAGTGAAGTGGTCGGCTACCTGGGGGGCCGCTGGGACACCAACACGCAGCGtaggcaatggggggggggggggagcagcccCCGGCACGGCCACCCACCCCCCGTCCCCGCAGTGCTGACGGTGCTGCACGCCTTCCCGTGCCGGAGCCGCCTGGGCGACGCTGAGGCTGCGGGCgcagtggaggaggag ATCTGCCAGAGCCTGTTCCTGCGGGGGCTGTCGTTGGTGGGTTGGTACCACAGCCACCCCTtcggccccgcgctgccctccCTGCACGACATCGACACGCAGATGGACTACCAGCTCAAACTGCAGGGCAGCGGCAACggcttccagccctgcctggCCCTCATCTGCG gGCCGTACTATGCTGGTAACCCCGGCGTGGAGTCCAAGATTGCGCCCTTCTGGGTGATGCCGCCGCCGGAG CAACGGCCCAACGACTACGGCATCCCCATGGATGTGGAGGTGGCCTACATCCAGGATGGCTTCCTCACCAACGACGTCCTGCAGGAGATG ACACTGCTGGTGGAGTTCTACAGAGGAGCCCCGGACCTGGTGAAGTTCCAGGAGCTGTGGAGCCACGACCAGACCTACCTGGATAAGCTGAAG ctcctgtcCGCAGGGCTCCCTGGCCTCCCGCACCCCCAAGGATCAGAGCTTCGCCCACATCCTGGAGCAGATCTACGGCCTGCTGAggcacagcagctgagcaggagctgcgctggggagcagaggctgcgagcagcactgcagggatgcAGCACCGCCTGCTGTGCCCAGCGAGCCAACGGAAGGACCCAGAGCCAGCAGCGGGGGGCACGGGGGCAGAGCAGGGTGGGGGGGCTCCTGGGGGCCCAACGCTTACAGTGCGACAGAGTGTGGGGAAATAAGGGAGGAAACGCAGCCTCACCTCTTACACAGACAGGGATGGGCTCACGGCCCTCTGCCccggagctgcaggcagaacgTCTCCATTCCATGCCCACACTGCCAAAGACCGCGGGAAGAAGGGACCGTTTGTTCGCCATCAACTGCTTTTATTGTTGTGGAAAATGGAATGTTTCACTAACAGAAACTTCAATGCCGACCAAGAACACGTTCATAACAAAGAGAGGAAACCAATCAGCTGAACTGATAGAGCGGTTGGCTACgatgtggcagcagcagccttgcTTTTCCGTCATCGCCAACTCAAGTTGA
- the MPND gene encoding MPN domain-containing protein isoform X3 codes for MLCPRRPTALAAASPSGDECAEEEEDELEPGLEEAEPEPGSAARAAGGSRGAVLTRRGITLRVLLRDGLLEPGCGVLSIYYLGKKFVGDLGADGAITWQETGQVFGSPSAWATHCKRLVNPAKKSGCGWASVRYKGQRLDQYKAAWLRRHQPHVHSEEALPSEGEEDELPEEEEEEVGDGRTPAAEPAVSRRTEERSRKPPGRSAAEQEPPLGKRPESRARAAVRYCTLGTRDAARSPQTLVEVTSFAAINKFQPFNVAISSNVLLLLDFHSHLTRSEVVGYLGGRWDTNTQRRQWGGGGSSPRHGHPPPVPAVLTVLHAFPCRSRLGDAEAAGAVEEEICQSLFLRGLSLVGWYHSHPFGPALPSLHDIDTQMDYQLKLQGSGNGFQPCLALICGPYYAGNPGVESKIAPFWVMPPPEQRPNDYGIPMDVEVAYIQDGFLTNDVLQEMTLLVEFYRGAPDLVKFQELWSHDQTYLDKLKLLSAGLPGLPHPQGSELRPHPGADLRPAEAQQLSRSCAGEQRLRAALQGCSTACCAQRANGRTQSQQRGARGQSRVGGLLGAQRLQCDRVWGNKGGNAASPLTQTGMGSRPSAPELQAERLHSMPTLPKTAGRRDRLFAINCFYCCGKWNVSLTETSMPTKNTFITKRGNQSAELIERLATMWQQQPCFSVIANSS; via the exons ATGCTCTGTCCCCGCCGCCCCACAGCGCTGGCGGCCGCCTCCCCGAGCGGGGATGAGTgtgcggaggaggaggaggatgagctGGAGCcggggctggaggaggctgagcCGGAGCCCGGCAGCGCGGCCAGGGCAgcgggggggtcccggggggcTGTGCTCACCCGGCGGGGCATCACTCTGCGTGTGCTGCTCCGCGATGGGCTCCTGGAGCCGGGATGTGGGGTCCTCTCCATCTACTACCTG GGCAAGAAGTTCGTGGGGGACCTGGGGGCGGACGGGGCCATCACGTGGCAGGAGACGGGGCAGGTGTTCGGCTCCCCCAGCGCCTGGGCCACGCACTGCAAGCGCCTGGTGAACCCCGCCAAGAAGTCGGGCTGCGGGTGGGCCTCCGTGCGCTACAAAGGGCAGCGGCTGGACCAGTACAAGGCTGCGTGGCTGCGCCGCCACCAACCCCACGTGCACAGCGAGGAG GCTCTGCCCAGCgagggagaggaggatgagctgcccgaggaggaggaggaggaggtcgGGGACGGCCGAACGCCCGCAGCGGAGCCGGCAGTGAGCAGGAGGACCgaggagaggagcaggaagcCGCCGGGCCGCAGCgctgcagagcagg AGCCCCCCCTGGGGAAGAGGCCGGAGAGCAGAGCCCGGGCAGCCGTCCGCTACTGCACGCTGGGCACGCGCGACGCAGCCAG GAGCCCACAGACCCTGGTGGAGGTGACGTCCTTCGCAGCCATCAACAAATTCCAGCCCTTCAACGTGGCCATCTCCAGCAacgtcctcctgctgctg GATTTCCACAGCCATCTGACGCGCAGTGAAGTGGTCGGCTACCTGGGGGGCCGCTGGGACACCAACACGCAGCGtaggcaatggggggggggggggagcagcccCCGGCACGGCCACCCACCCCCCGTCCCCGCAGTGCTGACGGTGCTGCACGCCTTCCCGTGCCGGAGCCGCCTGGGCGACGCTGAGGCTGCGGGCgcagtggaggaggag ATCTGCCAGAGCCTGTTCCTGCGGGGGCTGTCGTTGGTGGGTTGGTACCACAGCCACCCCTtcggccccgcgctgccctccCTGCACGACATCGACACGCAGATGGACTACCAGCTCAAACTGCAGGGCAGCGGCAACggcttccagccctgcctggCCCTCATCTGCG gGCCGTACTATGCTGGTAACCCCGGCGTGGAGTCCAAGATTGCGCCCTTCTGGGTGATGCCGCCGCCGGAG CAACGGCCCAACGACTACGGCATCCCCATGGATGTGGAGGTGGCCTACATCCAGGATGGCTTCCTCACCAACGACGTCCTGCAGGAGATG ACACTGCTGGTGGAGTTCTACAGAGGAGCCCCGGACCTGGTGAAGTTCCAGGAGCTGTGGAGCCACGACCAGACCTACCTGGATAAGCTGAAG ctcctgtcCGCAGGGCTCCCTGGCCTCCCGCACCCCCAAGGATCAGAGCTTCGCCCACATCCTGGAGCAGATCTACGGCCTGCTGAggcacagcagctgagcaggagctgcgctggggagcagaggctgcgagcagcactgcagggatgcAGCACCGCCTGCTGTGCCCAGCGAGCCAACGGAAGGACCCAGAGCCAGCAGCGGGGGGCACGGGGGCAGAGCAGGGTGGGGGGGCTCCTGGGGGCCCAACGCTTACAGTGCGACAGAGTGTGGGGAAATAAGGGAGGAAACGCAGCCTCACCTCTTACACAGACAGGGATGGGCTCACGGCCCTCTGCCccggagctgcaggcagaacgTCTCCATTCCATGCCCACACTGCCAAAGACCGCGGGAAGAAGGGACCGTTTGTTCGCCATCAACTGCTTTTATTGTTGTGGAAAATGGAATGTTTCACTAACAGAAACTTCAATGCCGACCAAGAACACGTTCATAACAAAGAGAGGAAACCAATCAGCTGAACTGATAGAGCGGTTGGCTACgatgtggcagcagcagccttgcTTTTCCGTCATCGCCAACTCAAGTTGA
- the MPND gene encoding MPN domain-containing protein isoform X5 produces MAALAAASPSGDECAEEEEDELEPGLEEAEPEPGSAARAAGGSRGAVLTRRGITLRVLLRDGLLEPGCGVLSIYYLGKKFVGDLGADGAITWQETGQVFGSPSAWATHCKRLVNPAKKSGCGWASVRYKGQRLDQYKAAWLRRHQPHVHSEEALPSEGEEDELPEEEEEEVGDGRTPAAEPAVSRRTEERSRKPPGRSAAEQEPPLGKRPESRARAAVRYCTLGTRDAARSPQTLVEVTSFAAINKFQPFNVAISSNVLLLLDFHSHLTRSEVVGYLGGRWDTNTQLLTVLHAFPCRSRLGDAEAAGAVEEEICQSLFLRGLSLVGWYHSHPFGPALPSLHDIDTQMDYQLKLQGSGNGFQPCLALICGPYYAGNPGVESKIAPFWVMPPPEQRPNDYGIPMDVEVAYIQDGFLTNDVLQEMTLLVEFYRGAPDLVKFQELWSHDQTYLDKLKGSLASRTPKDQSFAHILEQIYGLLRHSS; encoded by the exons ATGGCAG CGCTGGCGGCCGCCTCCCCGAGCGGGGATGAGTgtgcggaggaggaggaggatgagctGGAGCcggggctggaggaggctgagcCGGAGCCCGGCAGCGCGGCCAGGGCAgcgggggggtcccggggggcTGTGCTCACCCGGCGGGGCATCACTCTGCGTGTGCTGCTCCGCGATGGGCTCCTGGAGCCGGGATGTGGGGTCCTCTCCATCTACTACCTG GGCAAGAAGTTCGTGGGGGACCTGGGGGCGGACGGGGCCATCACGTGGCAGGAGACGGGGCAGGTGTTCGGCTCCCCCAGCGCCTGGGCCACGCACTGCAAGCGCCTGGTGAACCCCGCCAAGAAGTCGGGCTGCGGGTGGGCCTCCGTGCGCTACAAAGGGCAGCGGCTGGACCAGTACAAGGCTGCGTGGCTGCGCCGCCACCAACCCCACGTGCACAGCGAGGAG GCTCTGCCCAGCgagggagaggaggatgagctgcccgaggaggaggaggaggaggtcgGGGACGGCCGAACGCCCGCAGCGGAGCCGGCAGTGAGCAGGAGGACCgaggagaggagcaggaagcCGCCGGGCCGCAGCgctgcagagcagg AGCCCCCCCTGGGGAAGAGGCCGGAGAGCAGAGCCCGGGCAGCCGTCCGCTACTGCACGCTGGGCACGCGCGACGCAGCCAG GAGCCCACAGACCCTGGTGGAGGTGACGTCCTTCGCAGCCATCAACAAATTCCAGCCCTTCAACGTGGCCATCTCCAGCAacgtcctcctgctgctg GATTTCCACAGCCATCTGACGCGCAGTGAAGTGGTCGGCTACCTGGGGGGCCGCTGGGACACCAACACGCAGC TGCTGACGGTGCTGCACGCCTTCCCGTGCCGGAGCCGCCTGGGCGACGCTGAGGCTGCGGGCgcagtggaggaggag ATCTGCCAGAGCCTGTTCCTGCGGGGGCTGTCGTTGGTGGGTTGGTACCACAGCCACCCCTtcggccccgcgctgccctccCTGCACGACATCGACACGCAGATGGACTACCAGCTCAAACTGCAGGGCAGCGGCAACggcttccagccctgcctggCCCTCATCTGCG gGCCGTACTATGCTGGTAACCCCGGCGTGGAGTCCAAGATTGCGCCCTTCTGGGTGATGCCGCCGCCGGAG CAACGGCCCAACGACTACGGCATCCCCATGGATGTGGAGGTGGCCTACATCCAGGATGGCTTCCTCACCAACGACGTCCTGCAGGAGATG ACACTGCTGGTGGAGTTCTACAGAGGAGCCCCGGACCTGGTGAAGTTCCAGGAGCTGTGGAGCCACGACCAGACCTACCTGGATAAGCTGAAG GGCTCCCTGGCCTCCCGCACCCCCAAGGATCAGAGCTTCGCCCACATCCTGGAGCAGATCTACGGCCTGCTGAggcacagcagctga
- the MPND gene encoding MPN domain-containing protein isoform X4: MAALAAASPSGDECAEEEEDELEPGLEEAEPEPGSAARAAGGSRGAVLTRRGITLRVLLRDGLLEPGCGVLSIYYLGKKFVGDLGADGAITWQETGQVFGSPSAWATHCKRLVNPAKKSGCGWASVRYKGQRLDQYKAAWLRRHQPHVHSEEALPSEGEEDELPEEEEEEVGDGRTPAAEPAVSRRTEERSRKPPGRSAAEQEPPLGKRPESRARAAVRYCTLGTRDAARSPQTLVEVTSFAAINKFQPFNVAISSNVLLLLDFHSHLTRSEVVGYLGGRWDTNTQRRQWGGGGSSPRHGHPPPVPAVLTVLHAFPCRSRLGDAEAAGAVEEEICQSLFLRGLSLVGWYHSHPFGPALPSLHDIDTQMDYQLKLQGSGNGFQPCLALICGPYYAGNPGVESKIAPFWVMPPPEQRPNDYGIPMDVEVAYIQDGFLTNDVLQEMTLLVEFYRGAPDLVKFQELWSHDQTYLDKLKGSLASRTPKDQSFAHILEQIYGLLRHSS; the protein is encoded by the exons ATGGCAG CGCTGGCGGCCGCCTCCCCGAGCGGGGATGAGTgtgcggaggaggaggaggatgagctGGAGCcggggctggaggaggctgagcCGGAGCCCGGCAGCGCGGCCAGGGCAgcgggggggtcccggggggcTGTGCTCACCCGGCGGGGCATCACTCTGCGTGTGCTGCTCCGCGATGGGCTCCTGGAGCCGGGATGTGGGGTCCTCTCCATCTACTACCTG GGCAAGAAGTTCGTGGGGGACCTGGGGGCGGACGGGGCCATCACGTGGCAGGAGACGGGGCAGGTGTTCGGCTCCCCCAGCGCCTGGGCCACGCACTGCAAGCGCCTGGTGAACCCCGCCAAGAAGTCGGGCTGCGGGTGGGCCTCCGTGCGCTACAAAGGGCAGCGGCTGGACCAGTACAAGGCTGCGTGGCTGCGCCGCCACCAACCCCACGTGCACAGCGAGGAG GCTCTGCCCAGCgagggagaggaggatgagctgcccgaggaggaggaggaggaggtcgGGGACGGCCGAACGCCCGCAGCGGAGCCGGCAGTGAGCAGGAGGACCgaggagaggagcaggaagcCGCCGGGCCGCAGCgctgcagagcagg AGCCCCCCCTGGGGAAGAGGCCGGAGAGCAGAGCCCGGGCAGCCGTCCGCTACTGCACGCTGGGCACGCGCGACGCAGCCAG GAGCCCACAGACCCTGGTGGAGGTGACGTCCTTCGCAGCCATCAACAAATTCCAGCCCTTCAACGTGGCCATCTCCAGCAacgtcctcctgctgctg GATTTCCACAGCCATCTGACGCGCAGTGAAGTGGTCGGCTACCTGGGGGGCCGCTGGGACACCAACACGCAGCGtaggcaatggggggggggggggagcagcccCCGGCACGGCCACCCACCCCCCGTCCCCGCAGTGCTGACGGTGCTGCACGCCTTCCCGTGCCGGAGCCGCCTGGGCGACGCTGAGGCTGCGGGCgcagtggaggaggag ATCTGCCAGAGCCTGTTCCTGCGGGGGCTGTCGTTGGTGGGTTGGTACCACAGCCACCCCTtcggccccgcgctgccctccCTGCACGACATCGACACGCAGATGGACTACCAGCTCAAACTGCAGGGCAGCGGCAACggcttccagccctgcctggCCCTCATCTGCG gGCCGTACTATGCTGGTAACCCCGGCGTGGAGTCCAAGATTGCGCCCTTCTGGGTGATGCCGCCGCCGGAG CAACGGCCCAACGACTACGGCATCCCCATGGATGTGGAGGTGGCCTACATCCAGGATGGCTTCCTCACCAACGACGTCCTGCAGGAGATG ACACTGCTGGTGGAGTTCTACAGAGGAGCCCCGGACCTGGTGAAGTTCCAGGAGCTGTGGAGCCACGACCAGACCTACCTGGATAAGCTGAAG GGCTCCCTGGCCTCCCGCACCCCCAAGGATCAGAGCTTCGCCCACATCCTGGAGCAGATCTACGGCCTGCTGAggcacagcagctga